The segment tcaccttgaatttgggaaatacacatagaggagatagaagattgatcaatacacattacctagcctcatcatgcataaatacaagaggtatagactatagcaaccACATATCATGAgacaaaggatcatattcgagagttgcttcatctccaatcctctacatttttaagatccataaATGGGGTTGAGGCTAAGTCTTGGTCACTTAGCTTGGaattatgctttgggttgcatctatatgtgagcaacctaaaggcataatttccaatgcaatttttgagaggacttgcttccaccttgtggtaggaggataaaatgcaccaactcacattcgAAACCCTGtcatgggataccattttggagtgcttcaaagtgttttctatttcaaaatatttttgacatagatgcatagatgagtttcacaatttacatactGAGGTTTCgcagtggctcaacatgagagttagtttttggagttcttgtagtttgtagattacattcaagacaagttacttgtcaattatttcattagggatGGAAAgctcaaaatttcagttttcctacacatggacaatccaaatgactttagggttgctatggcaaagtctcttatgaaAAATGAgatacatgggaggacacaagaggcatgagagaagtttgtaaccttgatcaagggactagagtgtccataggcctccccatccttcaaaggagaatttagacttactataggatttcgaaaaaaaacccaatagtatcaatattagggacaaaggtctagagcatagtaggggccatagggtagtcacatgtgaccatcattgacacaaggatattttaggtatgagagactatagggatatcaagctaggccttctatgactcaacaaccttttaggagAGAATCTCAAAAAAATTATGTTTGAACTTCAAGAAGTTTAGTTTGAGGATAAGAATAGTTAAGAAATGAAATAAGGGAAAATATGAAATGATTATATCAAATTGAGGTTAGGATTTTATTAGTTTAGTTTTTAATCTGGTTATatgtaaataatatataatatacattGACAAATATCTTTGTTGAGACATCTATTACACTAagagatattgatgaaaatagatGCTTTAAGAAAGATATCTctctcatcatatatatatatgtgtatatgataTATAAATGAATTTTTAATTGAAGTATAAAATTTCATAAACTAAAAACAAATtatcatattaattttttttaaattaatatctaTTTTGAGAATTCAATTTATACAAATGATAGCATACAATAAAAGCATCATCCATCAAAATTTAAACCTGAAAAGATATGTTTCACCGGAATCAATATAAAGACAAAATATCAACATCGACGTGACCAGCAACTTGATGCACCACAATATCGTCTTTTTAAGTGGCTCAACTTTCTTCCAAGAAGTATTGTACGTTTCTCCTATTAAAAAATATGAGACGGTGTACACGCAGTGCAGGCTCTATCGATAGAATTTGTACGTCACACGTATGGAAATTTGAGCCACTTGTGTGATAGGTAAAAAACTGAATTTCAATTACCTAATTTCCTGGCTAATTTGTAGACCTGAGCTCTCTCGGCGATCGTCTTTAATACTACTGAAGGAATCAGGTGGCTCGAAATAGTTGAAACTTTATGAATATAGGTAGGCAAAGCATAGGACACGCTCTTCTCATCCCCCTTCCTTACCAGGGCCACATTAATCCCATGATGCAGCTCGCCTGGAAGCTCGTCTCCAATGGTTTCCTCGTTACCTTCCTCAACACCGATTTCAATCACAACCGCATTATGCAAGCCAAGACTAGAAACCCTATCCATAATAACTGGGACGGTGGCATCCGAATGATATCCATTCCTGATGGATTGCCACCCGATGACGAGCGCACCAACATTCCAAATCTACTGGAAGCATTAGATAACAGCATGGCACCATCCGTGATTATGAGGCTTATTGAGGAGATCAACGAGAGGGAAGAAGAGCACAAGGTCAGTGGTATAATAGTGGATGCAATGACATGTTTTGGGTTGAAGGAGGTAGCCGATTTGTATCAGATTCCTATCTTTGCTTTCCACGCATCGCTTGTCGCCAACTGTGCCCTCCGCTACTTCATTCCGAGGCTCATCTCTCTTGGGATCCTTGGTCCGAATGGTAAGACAGAATCACACttgtttctattttttctttcttttccttaatGGTTTTGGTGAGACTCGTTGTGATTGGTGTTATTGAAGGAGCTCCCAAAGAAGATCAGAAGAAAATAAGGTATATTTCCTCCATGCCGCCTCTGCGTTCTGGAGATCTTCCATGGTTGTTCGGTGGAGAGAAGATGTTTAAGAGATGCATCCGGATGGGGGAAGGTTTAAAGCAGATCAAGATGGTCCTCACTAATTCTTTTTTCGAGCTTGACGGTCCAGTGGTGGAAGAGTTATCCAGAGATTTGGAAGTCTACCCAATCGGTCCTCTGATTCCTGGTGAATTTCTGGAGGGCGCTAAGAGGAGTACAAGTAaggccctcccaagcttctgggcaAATGATGTGGATTGTCTAGAGTGGTTAGACAAACAGTCTACCCAATCTGTAATCTACGTATCCTTTGGTAGCCTCGCAGTGTGGAGCCAAAGCCAGGTGGAGGAGTTCGCCGCGGGGTTAGAGGCTACCCAGAGACCATTTCTGTGGGTTGTGCGGTCAGATCTAATTGAGGGCAGCAAGACTATTTTTCCCCCGGGCTTTTTAGAACGCGTGAGGAACAGGAGCTGCATAGTTTTCTGGGCGCCACAGTTAGAGGTGTtatctcatccttgtatagctTGCTTTGTGACTCACTGTGGATGGAACTCTGTACAAGAGAGCATCACCATGGGAGTTCCAATGCTCTGCTCACCTTATTTTGTAGATCAGTTTCTTAACCGCACATATATTGTGGATGTCTGGAAAATTGGGCTGCCTTTGGAATCGAATAAGGATGGAATAATAGAGAAGGCGGAGATTGCTAAAGCCGTTGACAGATTGCTTGTGGGAGAAGATGGCGCAGAGATAAGGAAGCAAGTCACCAAACTAATGAGAACCAGTAGAGACACGGTGAAGGAAGGAGGATCCTCTTTCAATAACTACCGTTTATTTCTTCAGCAGATGAAGAAAAAACTTGTTGACTGACAGATATTTGGCTCTAACTTCTTTAGTTTCTCAGATTATTTGTGGTGCGGAGGGGATATGTGGTCATTCAGTTTCATTTAGTTTGATTAGATTCCGTAATGTTGATATTTGTGTATTTATCTTCCTTTTCATTTAGTTTTGGCccttttaagggaaaggaacaatcttgtgtaaaagtattttcagaatgatttaatatGTATTTATAAATGGTACAATGTTGTTAGTTCATATTAAGATGGGATATTATTGTATTCATTTAatctaatttttaatttgtttagtCAATGAATGCATATAATTAAAAGTTTCAGTAATATTTACTAAAGTTTATAATTAATTTCttcagttctaagagatttccacaatctatcATATAATTATCAAGAGTGCATttatggattcgattgtgtgattcgaaacattgatgcaaaaatcttacacAAAATCGATGCAAACATCttacacacaattgaatccaaaatgCACTCTTGATAATTAATTTCTTATTTAATAATTTCATAAAAAACCTATTTATCTCTCTTATCATT is part of the Cryptomeria japonica chromosome 10, Sugi_1.0, whole genome shotgun sequence genome and harbors:
- the LOC131055578 gene encoding anthocyanidin 3-O-glucosyltransferase 7 encodes the protein MNIGRQSIGHALLIPLPYQGHINPMMQLAWKLVSNGFLVTFLNTDFNHNRIMQAKTRNPIHNNWDGGIRMISIPDGLPPDDERTNIPNLLEALDNSMAPSVIMRLIEEINEREEEHKVSGIIVDAMTCFGLKEVADLYQIPIFAFHASLVANCALRYFIPRLISLGILGPNGAPKEDQKKIRYISSMPPLRSGDLPWLFGGEKMFKRCIRMGEGLKQIKMVLTNSFFELDGPVVEELSRDLEVYPIGPLIPGEFLEGAKRSTSKALPSFWANDVDCLEWLDKQSTQSVIYVSFGSLAVWSQSQVEEFAAGLEATQRPFLWVVRSDLIEGSKTIFPPGFLERVRNRSCIVFWAPQLEVLSHPCIACFVTHCGWNSVQESITMGVPMLCSPYFVDQFLNRTYIVDVWKIGLPLESNKDGIIEKAEIAKAVDRLLVGEDGAEIRKQVTKLMRTSRDTVKEGGSSFNNYRLFLQQMKKKLVD